The following are from one region of the Rhipicephalus microplus isolate Deutch F79 chromosome 1, USDA_Rmic, whole genome shotgun sequence genome:
- the LOC142771947 gene encoding uncharacterized protein LOC142771947 isoform X2, with protein MPLLLRILRIQLGIRQQQREVLQEVRQLKHKRKYLLQIGGRGLREIGVNAMKAVLAHDVQVLYSLHGRKGKRAFLNLRLCRLVTDVICQKAGCDQAEALNFIKRWLPGSGDRCGGRKRRFREAFVVEQPDDPHSQSADYRLLAAAGFLPSHSSQGLDSTIVTVPPTQPDLQ; from the exons atgc ctctattgctacggattctgcggatccaacttggcatccggcagcaacaaagagaggttctgcaggaggtgcgacagctgaagcacaag cgcaagtacctcctgcagattgggggacgtggcctccgagaaattggtgtgaatgccatgaaggctgtattggcacatgacgtgcaagtgctgtacagccttcatggcagaaaagggaaaagggcctttttgaacctgaggctctgtagattagtgacag atgtcatctgccaaaaagcagggtgcgaccaggcggaggccctcaactttattaagaggtggctgccagggtctggtgatcgctgtgggggcaggaagcggcgcttcagagaagcatttgttgtggagcagcccgatgatccccactctcaaaGTGCAGATTATCGgttgctcgcggcagctggcttcctgcccagccacagcagccagggccttgacagcaccattgtcactgtgcccccaacgcaacctgacctgcagtag